A segment of the Zingiber officinale cultivar Zhangliang chromosome 8B, Zo_v1.1, whole genome shotgun sequence genome:
AATAGAAAATTAGTCACCCTCAATAAAATTAATtggatttatgttttttttatataaatagaaACTCTCTGCCCTCTTCTACGTTCCTATTCTTTCTTATACGAACTACGTACTAATCAACACCGGATGGAGGCGGAGGGAGGAGCACACCGAGCGCAAGTACTGAGCACGTCGCCAGCGAAAGGAGGCGAGGAAGGAGCGCGGCCGCAGCAAACTAGGAAGAGAAGGTCGTGGACGCCGGAGGAGGACGCTGTGCTGGTGGCGGACGTCCGGGTTCACGGCGTGGGAAAATGGGTTGCGGTGCCGAAGCGCACCGGGCTGGCGCGCACGGGCCAGAGCTGCCGGTTTCGGTGGCTTAACAGCCTCCACCCCGGCCTCAAGGACAGCGTCGCCTTCTCACGCGACGAGGAGCTCCACCTCTGCCGCCTCCATGCGGCGCTCGGCAACAAGTGGTCTCGTATCGCCGCCGAGgtacgatcgatcgatcgatctgtTCTGTTTTTTTTGTCCTTCTTTTAATTATTGATTTTGTTGTTACGAGCGCAGATGGAGGGCAGATCGGAGAGCGAAGTCATGCACTACTGGTTTTCCTACGTCAATCGTTGCCAGCAGGCCGGCCTCAACGTCTACCCTCCGGAGGTGCAACAGGCCGCCGCCGGACAATTTGGCCTCCACCGACCAGAACTCAAAAGGCACAAGAGTCAGACTTCTTCTTTACCGCAACAGCCTCCGCCGCCGTTGTATCTGCTTCCCGTCGTCTATCCCAATTATCCCGTCGTCGTCCCCACTCATCCGCCGCAACCACTCGGTGTCGTTTATCCTGTGACGATGGCAACc
Coding sequences within it:
- the LOC122014077 gene encoding transcription factor MYB97-like, which gives rise to MEAEGGAHRAQVLSTSPAKGGEEGARPQQTRKRRSWTPEEDAVLVADVRVHGVGKWVAVPKRTGLARTGQSCRFRWLNSLHPGLKDSVAFSRDEELHLCRLHAALGNKWSRIAAEMEGRSESEVMHYWFSYVNRCQQAGLNVYPPEVQQAAAGQFGLHRPELKRHKSQTSSLPQQPPPPLYLLPVVYPNYPVVVPTHPPQPLGVVYPVTMATVPPLPPPPLIPVMAEFEALPDSQFWPLFLSLLNQDVEQGRQPHPPTLLLGNTTEFNENDQPLASSLCIVESEC